A single region of the Dehalococcoidales bacterium genome encodes:
- a CDS encoding phage major capsid protein yields the protein MALTLAEAAKLSNDMLLQGVVETIVKESPVLQRLPFVEIVGNGLTYNQENTLPSIDFYDVGDTWAESTPTFEQKTANLKIMGGDADVDNFLKATRSNVQDLEAAVVELKAKALKDKFEESFIYGNATANPKQFDGLRNLIDTESVGSQVIAAGATGATMTLSMLDELIDAVKGGKPDMLLMSRRSRRKINALIRASGSMMETDRDRWGNFVHFWDGIAIGVNDWILDTHVLSGSVETATTGGDCSTVYAIQAGEGGLCGLTAPGHLTVEPIGSLETKDATRNRIKWYVSLALFSSVKAAALIGAQD from the coding sequence ATGGCACTCACACTGGCAGAAGCAGCCAAGCTGTCCAATGACATGTTGCTGCAAGGGGTCGTGGAGACAATCGTCAAGGAATCTCCGGTCCTGCAAAGGCTTCCCTTTGTGGAGATTGTGGGCAATGGCCTGACATACAACCAGGAGAATACCCTGCCTTCAATCGATTTCTACGATGTTGGCGATACCTGGGCGGAGTCGACACCGACCTTTGAGCAGAAGACGGCCAATCTGAAGATTATGGGAGGGGATGCCGACGTCGATAACTTCCTTAAGGCGACCCGCTCCAATGTCCAGGACCTTGAGGCGGCGGTGGTGGAGCTAAAGGCCAAAGCACTCAAGGATAAGTTCGAGGAGAGCTTCATCTACGGTAATGCCACGGCCAACCCCAAGCAGTTCGACGGTCTGAGGAATCTCATCGATACCGAGAGCGTAGGCTCTCAGGTGATAGCTGCCGGGGCTACCGGGGCGACCATGACCCTGTCCATGCTGGACGAACTCATCGATGCGGTGAAGGGCGGTAAGCCGGACATGCTGCTGATGAGTCGCCGCTCCCGGCGCAAGATTAATGCCCTTATCAGGGCTTCGGGCAGCATGATGGAAACCGACCGGGACAGGTGGGGTAACTTCGTCCATTTCTGGGACGGTATTGCTATCGGGGTCAATGACTGGATACTGGACACCCACGTGCTGAGCGGGAGTGTTGAGACGGCCACGACCGGCGGTGACTGCTCTACGGTCTATGCCATACAGGCGGGTGAGGGCGGACTCTGCGGCCTGACCGCACCCGGGCACCTGACTGTGGAGCCTATTGGTTCCCTGGAAACCAAGGATGCCACCCGGAACCGGATAAAGTGGTATGTCTCGCTGGCATTGTTCAGCTCTGTTAAGGCAGCGGCACTCATTGGAGCTCAGGACTAG